One Alnus glutinosa chromosome 3, dhAlnGlut1.1, whole genome shotgun sequence genomic region harbors:
- the LOC133862455 gene encoding 18.1 kDa class I heat shock protein-like has translation MAYSFGGDRRGNVYDPYSQDVWDPFEGFPYVSTVANAPAASREASAPANIRIDWKETPQAHIIKADLPGLRKDELKIEVDESRLLQISGERTKEHEDKYDKWHRVERVTGKFLRRLKLPENTKIEQVKAGKDNGVLTVVVPKGQERKREVKCIDISG, from the coding sequence ATGGCGTACAGTTTCGGTGGCGACCGGCGAGGCAACGTCTACGACCCCTACTCTCAGGACGTGTGGGACCCCTTTGAGGGCTTCCCTTACGTGAGCACTGTCGCTAACGCTCCCGCCGCGTCACGGGAAGCCTCTGCTCCTGCCAACATTCGCATCGACTGGAAAGAAACCCCGCAAGCTCACATTATCAAGGCCGATCTTCCGGGGCTGAGGAAGGATGAGTTGAAGATCGAGGTCGACGAAAGTAGGTTGCTGCAGATAAGCGGGGAGAGGACCAAAGAGCACGAGGACAAGTACGACAAGTGGCACAGGGTTGAGAGGGTCACCGGCAAGTTCCTGAGGAGGCTCAAGTTGCCGGAGAATACGAAGATCGAGCAGGTGAAGGCTGGCAAGGATAATGGAGTGCTCACTGTGGTTGTGCCCAAGGGGCAGGAGAGGAAGCGTGAGGTCAAGTGCATTGACATCTCCGGCTAG